One region of Vitis vinifera cultivar Pinot Noir 40024 chromosome 1, ASM3070453v1 genomic DNA includes:
- the LOC100251337 gene encoding F-box/FBD/LRR-repeat protein At1g13570, with product MKRIPGAADRISKLPSNIIDDILVRLPIHDAVRTSILSRKWRYKWLTLPQLVFEDSFSEQMTKELGVLSEEKLLAAVYQALLLHKGPIVKFSLAVPEFESCSSVDHWIHFLSYHDIQEFSLSFSTGSAHVLPYHIFYFLHLRHLKLRLCQFKPPPAFGGFSRLISLEFISMDFEAGQFGTFISNSPLLEQLRVFDGSTFNHLEISAPNLKIFLFRGVFESILFKNTPVLAVVSIALNRAVNQRRGQCSKPMKLADSLPALEKLYVGYNFLKLLRAGDSVAGPLGRPLEHLKALQFWKMHMEDRQGMLDALHLIKNSPNLQKLIIVIEPSRVDVVENLVGQDFSACCLKKLEQVELHFMSGIGSEVELIKLVLANAPGLKKMKIIPSENLLSHARGLEILKKLIQFPRASPKAEIKYSDSKSSRMRYKENKGYL from the exons atgaagagaattcCTGGTGCAGCAGATAGGATCAGTAAACTGCCAAGCAACATAATAGACGACATTTTAGTACGCTTGCCTATACATGATGCAGTGAGGACAAGTATCTTGTCAAGGAAATGGAGGTACAAATGGTTAACTCTTCCACAACTTGTATTTGAAGATTCATTCAGTGAACAAATGACGAAGGAATTGGGTGTGTtatctgaagaaaaattattagcAGCTGTTTATCAAGCTTTATTACTTCACAAGGGGCCCATAGTTAAGTTCAGCTTGGCAGTTCCTGAATTCGAAAGCTGTTCTTCGGTTGATCATTGGATTCATTTTCTATCATACCATGATATTCAGGAGTTCTCCCTGTCCTTTTCCACAGGTTCTGCCCATGTATTGCCTTATCATATTTTCTACTTTCTACATTTGAGGCATTTAAAACTTCGTCTTTGTCAGTTTAAGCCCCCACCTGCATTTGGAGGATTTAGTAGGCTCATCAGCCTTGAATTTATCAGCATGGACTTTGAAGCTGGACAATTTGGGACCTTCATCTCCAATTCCCCATTACTAGAACAACTGAGGGTGTTTGATGGCTCCACTTTCAATCACCTTGAAATCAGTGCTCCTAATCTCAAAATCTTCCTCTTTAGGGGTGTTTTTGAATCCATCTTATTCAAAAATACACCAGTTCTTGCAGTAGTTTCAATCGCTTTGAACAGAGCAGTGAACCAACGCCGAGGACAATGTTCTAAACCAATGAAGCTTGCTGATTCTCTACCTGCCCTTGAGAAGCTCTATGTGGGGTATAACTTTTTAAAG TTGTTGAGAGCAGGAGACAGTGTAGCAGGGCCGCTGGGAAGGCCTTTAGAGCATCTCAAAGCTCTTCAATTTTGGAAAATGCATATGGAAGATAGGCAGGGAATGTTGGATGCTCTCCACTTAATTAAAAACTCCCCCAACTTGCAGAAACTGATAATTGTAATTGAG CCTTCGAGGGTGGACGTTGTGGAAAATTTGGTGGGGCAAGATTTCTCAGCTTGCTGTCTGAAGAAACTTGAACAGGTGGAGCTGCATTTTATGTCTGGTATTGGGTCAGAAGTAGAGTTGATAAAGCTGGTACTGGCCAATGCACCTGGgcttaagaaaatgaaaattattccCAGTGAAAATCTGCTTTCCCACGCCAGAGGACTCGAGATTTTGAAGAAGTTGATACAATTTCCTAGAGCTTCGCCAAAAGCAGAAATCAAATACTCAGATTCCAAGTCCTCTAGAATGCGTTACAAGGAGAACAAAGGTTATCTTTAG